The following nucleotide sequence is from Drosophila takahashii strain IR98-3 E-12201 chromosome 3L, DtakHiC1v2, whole genome shotgun sequence.
AGCAAAGGCGGAAGCATTTTCCAGAGTTTAGTTTGGGCTTTGCCCTGGAACTTTCCATTCGTGGATCACATTCCGGCGAAGAAGCTTCGCCCACAAATGATCTGCTAATGCCAGAtggctttaatttattttgtaaattatttcccatatcaaaagcaatgaaaatacattttccccCCGCCGGCCGtggaaatactttttgttcataaacaaattgttttgaaaatacATAACTTGTGGTGTAGATCTAGGCAACAGTTCTTGAATTGTGATGGAAATCGATGTGAAAAtagagaaaaacaagaaaggaagctagcttcggccaaccgaagcttatatacccttgcagatcattcctattaattaacaaatcgcaaaaatgttcaattttctaatatttctcattaattttccgatcgttcctatggcagctatatgatatagtagtccgattttgatcaaattaaaattgaaattcggaaatatttaaaaagagtcgtatcctagagtagaagataatacaataaaaaccaaagaagctagaatttatttcctattacttttccattaattttccgatcgttcctatggcagctatatgatatagtagtccgattttttaaaaaatttattcgaaatttagaaatatttaaaaaataacatccccaaaagtagaaggtaatatttcaaaaaacaccgaagctagaattttttaaagttttttttttccgattgttcctatgggagctataagatatagttgtccgatccggtcggctccgacatatatactacctgcaatagaaagaagacttttgcgaaagttttgtcccgatagctcaaaaactgagagactagtttgcgtagaaacagacagacggacagacggacagacggacagacggacagacggacggacagacggacagacggacagacggacagacggacagacggacagacggacagacggacatggctagatcgactcgtcttgtgatgctgatcaagaatatatatactttatggggtcggaaacgtctccttcactgcgttgcaaacttctgactgaaatcataataccctctgcaagggtataatgagcAAAGAATTAGGATAAGATGCCCTAAGTGAACCAAAagcaataaataaagtttttgccttggtttataattataatcatcTTACGCATGCGGAAGATCTGGGGAAAATACTACCTAAACTTGGTGCAATTGCGTAGGGTGTAAAGCAAcccattaaaataaagaatatatggCCAAAGACATTGGAATTTTTCGGGGAATTTAGTAATTATAGTggagaaaaataaacaaattatttgctaTAAAATAGATTCATCaggatatctttaaaaatctgtAGCATACTTCTTCAGAGATCTcctttttaaaagtttcttgtatttatatttttaaaataagtacaaaataaatccaattttaagaacaaaataaaaataatcttaGAAAATACCTTACTGATATtcgaataataaattaatatattgtaGGGAAGATCCCGAAGAAAATGTTCAGAAACCTCTCTGAAATTTATGCAAGcttgattaaattttttggaagcTGGCCTCAACCAATTCAAAAACCCAGAAATTAGACGTAATTATGGTTAAGGAAACTCTCCTTCGGCTGCcgtgtaaaaataaaagacaaaaGTTTGAAAAGTTTTCTTGCCTTCCCGGGGGTTGTTTTGACCCCACTTCTTTGGAACCCTCTGCACTTCCTTCTGCCACCTCATTATCTTTAACTTTGAACTTTTCCATTTCTCTCAATAAGGAAAATTCCGCTTTCCTCGTGCCCGCTCTCAATTTTTCTCCGTTTTAATTGCGCTGGCCGAGCTAGCGCCAAACGATTCTCGGaacaattttccattttgctgCCGCTTTGGTCTTTTGCTTTTTAATTGAGTACACACAACCGAAAGAGGCAGATACGAACaaaaaacaactaaaattaaattatgtgcAAAGAGGACAGAAATCTTTTTCGGTGCCTTTTCATTTTCGGGATGGAAGTCAGCGAAaccattataaaattatttattaaatattgtgAAATCACTCAATGCATATGGGCCCATTTCGAACCTTGAAGTGTCGCTGTATCTATTGCTTTATAGGAAATCGTAGATGTAGTATCTGGGTTTTATACAcgcgaaaaaataaatcgtatttatggtaaattattaaattgtttagtAGTAAGATGTAAAATTATATCCCTCTATCCGAGCAAAGTACAGAGAATGCTTTTAAGTTTTCGATTcctttcatttattatttgaaaacttgataatatatatatttttcttgctGTGCATCTGTATCTGCTTTTGGGCAACAGGGCAACGCTTGGATTCTAATTGTCGAAGTCGTCATTTGTCGTTGCTTTTTCATTGGCGTCATCCATAGCTGTCGTCGGGGTGTGAGATTTAAGTCAGTTTATCGACAGCATCGTCGCCGATTTTGGTTTGCGTATTGTCGCCTATACGGCCCCTCCGTATGCCTCACATACATATCTCCCCCCCAAGGCCCCCCCATCGATCATCATCCTATGCCTTTGTTTGTGCGGCTCGCGTATTTCTTCAATAAATTTTCAGTTTAttcggtttatttatttacttatatttGCTATTGCTCTTTAGCTCGCATCCACCGCCCCACTTCAGTTCACAATTCCCTTTccattttggcttttacgcTTTGTTTTCTCGCAGCCTTATGattatttttctcagtttcCACCTCCGAAGCCCCAGTCCCTCACAATCTTCGCCTTCATCGTCTCCGTCGTTCgcgtaattgaatttcaactTGTTTGCATTGTCGACGATGATGATAATTCGTCGGGGTATTTTGCGTATTGAGATCAGGGCCTCATCAattagtaaattaattttatgctCGGCGCTTTATGGAAATAAAGTTTTGCAGCTGACCCGCGGGAAGTGGAAAATCAGAGGGATAAGAGCAGGAAGCCTGCTTAAGATTGGAAATGTTGTTTGTTTACTCAGTTAGAAAATCGCCGGGACTTCTCGAGATTCTCATCTCAATAGCCATTGATTTTCAATGATTTAATTACTAGCTAAAAAATGTGTTGCTTtatgggaaaataaatataaagctCCTAACTTAAATAAGAACATtatataaatctttttttattaggATAAATCACAAAATGTAAATGCTACACAACTTaactataaacaaatttaaaaacctttttcaTTCAGCagctttatttaataaatacccTTTTAATGCCATAATACCTTTTTGCAATTTCAGgacaaaatatatacattccCATTTTTGCACTACTTTCCTTTACATTATTCCCATTTTGCGAAATGAAATGTCCGTTACTATTTCTGTTATTATTCGATTTATTTGGCACACCATTTGACGTAGCaaaatttcaattataatCAGCTTTGGTTCTGTTTAAAAATGGCATACATTTACCATCCGCCCGCTTCCACTTTTTACTCactatttattttccactttccAAACCTACCAAAAGTTGCAATTATCATATTTGACTTTTCCGCATAAATTCTGGGAATTATCTCACCgcaactatttttatttattttaattattattatagttattttagCTATTGTATTCGCTTGCCATATTTTTTGTGttccattaaaaattacaGAGCCCAAACGGAATGTTTGTGCCATTGATTCGTATTTGCGGTTGGCAAACCGAAGCGAAATGTGCAACAAATTATTtctgatattataatttatttatagagaAAAAGCTGCAAATACGAAAAAGTCATGGGCAAAATATGAAATGTGACAATTCAATCACAAATCGAGATACGCGCTCTcccacttttaatttttctctttttggcCTGGGTGTTTGCCCGTTAAAATGCAATcttcattatttaatttgtttgaatttttgctggcaataaatattcatttccACCAGCAGAGGGTGGACACCGTGGAAATGGCGAAATTGTATGCAAATGCGattaaatgttttcgtttgaaTTTTGTGTGGGCTTCGATTTGATTGCTGCCAAGGGAAGTGTCATGGAAAAAGTGTTCTACGTGGCGGATACTTGATGGGAGGAACGAAATACTGCTACAAAGATGATTTAATATGCCAAACAATTGAGCTTCCCCTTATGCGAATGATTAATCATCAGCTCTCGAAAATATGAAACACACAGGCATAAACTTTAAGGCTTTCCGCTTGGGCctcttgaatatttaaatacattacaATTCCTCCGGTGATTTCTGGCTATTTTAATCTGCTGCTAAGTCCTGCTCTTTGTCCGGTCAATGTGtaaatcaataataaattcaaaacttATTAGAACAAACAAGGATTCATTAGGCGCAATCCGTTCGTCCGTTGTTATTTATATCGATATAACAAGGTAATAACTGCACACTTAAGTATGCAAATAGCCCGGCCCACACCTCCGCACTTGTGTGCGTCTGTGTTTGCACATGCAAATGTTATCATTTGTGATTAGTTACAGTCCTGAAATGCTAATGCCCCTtgacaagcagcagcagcagaagcagcagcaaccgcaaGACAACTCACTTTCGGGTTAACTGGAATGCCAGTTCGTGTGGCTGTGCCTTTGATCCTTATGAATAGTCAGCCAGCCGGAGGATAGGCCGAATTTCCCCGGGCTGGCATTATGCTCTGCCCTGAATTATTTACACAAATCCAACTGCAATCGTTTGTCAATTTGCCAATTGACAGTGAACATAATTGATGGTGAATAAGGGCGAACAAAATAGGTGAAGAAGGTGGCTTTGCTTTATTTATGGAGTCGTATGATTTGCATTTGTAGGTAAATATGATCTTTTTCTTtcatatttaacatttatttttttataaatataactaataaatattttttatagatattaaaatttgtttctttaaTAAATACTTACTTTCCTCCCTTGAGGGCATCCTGCAACTGCTTCAAGCAACGATCTATCTTTCTTTCCCTCACTTGAGAACCATATTTGGAAGACGAATATGGATCGAAAAGGAACGGAAAGTAAGGATGTGTGTCCAATGTTAGCAAGGAAGTGCTAGAACTAGAACCCTCGTTTGAGACCTCCTCCTTGACATTCTCCTCCTTTGATTCCTCTGCTTTTTCACTCATTTCGACACCTGCCGAATTGCGtcacgcatacgccacgttgaTTAACCACGATTATTCCGACCGAGACTATTTAACGACACTTCCAAACGCATCGAACTGTCTTTGGCAACTGCCGTCGACTTCTTTGTCTGACTTCCTCTGcaattcttttttgtttttagtagtGCCTCTAGTGCCTGGCAGCAGTTATTACAGTTGGCCAGCACATCTTAGCTATAGGTAGACTAATCACCACTGCCGTCAGCTGCAGACTTGCAGCTTGCATGGCACCCGATTGCCTTCACCACCCAATCTGAAGGCCACGCGGGCTCTTTGCATATTGCGTATACGTCATGTGCGGTCGGGATCGGGTTTCACTTCACGGTAATATATGGAAAATTCCTGGTAATGCAACGCGATCCCCAAACTGATTGCTTTAATGGTTTGTTGGTTCAGTTAGCCGCCGGATAATAACAACTACTGTCATCGGGTTTTAAAACTAGTTGAGTTTCAAGtactttgtatttatttgtgatCCTCATTGAGCAGGCTTAATTTTCTTACTGTAGGACAAAAATGTTCAGTCAAATGTTTACCGATTAACttacttttaatttgtattacttCCAAAcaaagtaataaatatttttatgaaaacaaattttttaaatcacattTTCCCATAATGgtaaacaggaaaaaaaatgaattttcttacgATCCTAACaataaatgattaaaagtttaaCTAAATTTAAGCAACTTATAGTCAAATTCGCAGAACTAagttgaaaaaatgtttaagagaAATTGCTGTCGAGGTGTTCCTGGAAGACTAGTGaagtaaataattaaaggaaaagttAACAAGCCgtgtaaattaatatttcctaaaatattgtaaatatgCAGAACTTTCCTGTTCtgagaaatatttgaaaactcATTACGTTAAATTTCAAGGAATTATGGTGCACAATTCCGGGAAGATTATTGCAGAAACACAATATTCACAAAGCTGAAAATATTACACTTCATGGAATATGCTGGATAATTCATGACCAAGGCATTAAAtagctttaatttatttattattttctgtaaagtattaaattttcatattttaaaagttatacatttaaatttagttcaagaattgtttttgtttattcctCCTGCTCGCAGAATGGACAGAACCCAATAAGCAGCCTACATTTTTGTCTTTTCCCGCAAAGGACACTGAGGTAATGCCTCAAATATTTCCATCACTCGTTGTTACAgctagaaaaagaaaaaatttggaaGTGAGAGGTGGAAAAAGTGACCTCATTTGGCAGAGAACCTCATTTCCTAGCCCCCCACCACCCgctattttttttgtctaCCACAGTTAAGTGTCCTTTCGCATTTCGTTTGCTTAGTGTTCGTCCTGTTTTGTGGGCGGTTGATTTGCTCCTTGGCTCCTCCCACATCCTGTCGTTTTTGGCCTGcctttgttttgctttcgGTTTTGTGTTTTGCGTTTTTCGTTCGGTTGGTGCCCATGTAACTTGctggaaaattaataataataaaaaaacacctaCCACGGGGAGGGAGTACACGCGTGACCCTATTAAATGTGTGCTAATAAAAGCTTGGCAGCTCTgaagaaatcaaaaaaaaaggaaaacaagcgGTGGCAAGAGGGCAGATAGCTGACCAACTGCGTAATGTTTGTAGGCGAAATACTTCAACAGGAAAATGGGGAGGAAGACTTGCTTACAAATTTCTCAAGTGGACAAAGGAgtgaaattacttaaaaattcaGGAAGAACTGCGgaagatgatgacgatgatgaggaaaacaaaatcaacGCTCACAAAAGCGGAAACATTTACCGGGGGTGTGGGTGGTATTTCTATTTGCGCTAAAGGTCAACTTTTTCCATTTGCAGCTTGGtcatttataaaatctttCGGTATTATTAAGCAAAGCGTGGAAAACCAACTAAGAGGATGAAGTGGTGGAAAAGGCGACCGGGAAGGCAAGGTCCAAGAAAGTACATAAAGAAAACCCAAGGAGGGCCAAAGCCGAGTTCTGTTGTGCCCAcgatttatcaaattaatgagtatcattttattttcatttcattttccatgCGCCAgcacaaaaaaaccgaaggaCGAAATCTCTGAAGTTCCTGCAAGGAATGGTCAGAAAGGAGAGCTTCGAAAATTAAGGTAACTTTTGGCCAGCCAAAGAAAAAGTGAGTAGAAAAAAATGCatgaaaaagaaatcaaaataaatgagaATGAAAAGGACAAGGACAGGTCGAAGAGGAATCAAGGGAAGATTCCTTTCCATCTTAGGTAACAAACATAAGAAAATCTATATTTTGAACaagcagaaataaaaaatactcttaaaatcagaaaaaaaattgttcgaataagaaaaaaatgttgtaattaTAATCTCATCTGGCATAAGaaatattcattattttttttaacaaaaatgtctATAAACATGAAAAAGGTGATTTGAATCGgtatattccttttttttatttcactatttttttgttgttactttatcattatttttcattaatttaacaactgtgggtagtttttaatttattaaaaaataaatatagtatccttttaataataacacaGATAGTGAAATGTTTGTTTCGGGAAGTAAACCGTCAGTGTAGCAAATTCTTATGACCCTCAGCAAGTGCACAGAGTAAAGAGAAGCAAACACATGGTCGGGCAGTCAGAAACTAATGTCGGCGATTACATAAACAGGACACAAGAAAAGGACGAGCCCAGACGATGGGTGGGGGGGATATACACACCCACCGACCAAATAGGAACACCCAGAAAACCAACATGAGCATAAATCCTCGCACCCGAATGCCAAGCCCAGTATCCCTTCGCATTCCACCCACAAAATGCCGGCCAAAAAGGATACAAAACACTTTGCATTGGCAAGGTACAAACAAATAAAGTGACCAAACCCGAAGCAAGTAGGAAATACCCACCCACCCATCCACacacatataataataaataaaatgcttatGCGAAAAAAAAGCGAGGAGACCCGAAAAAGGCCAGAAGAAACCCAAAGGAAACGGGAGCGACAAGAAGAaaggaaacgaaacgaaaagaaaGGAAGCCAAGGCGAATTGTTTTATATCCCTCATTTGTCCATTTAATGGCTGAAACGAGCCACATCCAAAGAACCGAAGAGGACGGAACCCAACCCAAGTCGGAATCCAGGACATGAGCAAACAAAGCTGGGATAGAACAGGAAGCGGATGGGGAAAGGATGGCTGGGAAAAACGCAACCAAGCAAAGTGAAAAAGAATATTGAAACACTAATAAAAATGAGGATAAGCAGGGAATGCATTAAGTAAAATATAGAATAAGTGCCCGAACATGGGGGTGATCAGGTGGAGGGTTTTTGGGGTGGTGGTGTACATATAAAGGTTATGGCAAGGGTTATGGCTGGGTCGCCCACCCATGATGGGTTACTCTCTTTAGGGGTTGCTCTTCCGCCCCC
It contains:
- the LOC138912882 gene encoding uncharacterized protein, translated to MSEKAEESKEENVKEEVSNEGSSSSTSLLTLDTHPYFPFLFDPYSSSKYGSQVRERKIDRCLKQLQDALKGGKSNFLSRAPETKRKYPERVEGTERARQEYRQENKFQ